The following proteins are co-located in the Triticum aestivum cultivar Chinese Spring chromosome 1A, IWGSC CS RefSeq v2.1, whole genome shotgun sequence genome:
- the LOC123067985 gene encoding photosystem I reaction center subunit VI, chloroplastic, whose amino-acid sequence MASLVAVQPVAVRGLAGSSISGRKLAVRPASAAVSRSTRRARGAAVVAKYGEKSVYFDLDDIANTTGQWDLYGSDAASPYNGLQSKFFNTFAAPFTKRGLLLKVLLLGGGSLLAYVSATASPDLLPIKKGPQLPPTPGPRGKI is encoded by the exons ATGGCGTCGCTCGTCGCCGTCCAGCCGGTCGCCGTGCGGGGCCTGGCCGGCAGCTCCATCTCCGGCCGCAAGCTCGCCGTccggcccgcctccgccgccgtctcccgcTCCACCCGCAG GGCtcgcggggcggcggtggtggccaAGTACGGGGAGAAGAGCGTCTACTTCGACCTGGACGACATCGCCAACACGACGGGGCAGTGGGACCTGTACGGCAGCGACGCGGCGTCGCCCTACAACGGCCTGCAGAGCAAGTTCTTCAACACCTTCGCCGCGCCCTTCACCAAGCGAGGGCTGCTGCTCAAGGTCCTGCTGCTCGGCGGCGGCTCCCTGCTCGCCTACGTCAGCGCCACCGCCTCCCCCGACCTGCTCCCCATCAAGAAGGGGCCCCAGCTGCCCCCCACCCCGGGGCCACGTGGCAAGATCTAA